A region from the Anoplolepis gracilipes chromosome 2, ASM4749672v1, whole genome shotgun sequence genome encodes:
- the Su(var)2-10 gene encoding E3 SUMO-protein ligase PIAS2 isoform X5, giving the protein MADSEELENMVLSFRVSELQMLLGFAGRNKSGRKNELQGRALELLRLRSHPAIRLKIRELYKTIQADQMQAHQMYGQTGNSSESQIDQNMHNRNYYSTRQAISQQQQQQASASISAGKELPPAHQASMPQAPRTNPVYPTTGYTSVTPQRTASTGYNPYQYPTKVLPAPLQIQPTSQYPVHPDVRLKKLPFFDLLGELLKPSSLMPQGTMRLQENTFLFHLTPQQATDIASSRDCRAGSKMDYVVQVQMRFCLQETSCEQEDYFPPNIGVKVNGKLCPLPNPIPTNKPSVEPKRPPRPVNISPLVKLSPTVGNEIRVTWSADYGRRYAIAVYLVRKLTSAELLTRLKNRGPRHSDYTRGLIKEKLNEDADSEIATTSLRVSLACPLGKMRMCTPCRASTCSHLQCFDASLFLQMNERKPTWNCPVCDKAALYDNLVIDGYFQEVLNSNKLLPDVNEIQLLQDGSWENLVLKKEKDKEKTETKAPVDSRDNKIDVDTVDLDEGNLTTPAPKEKKRTVIIDLISDSDEDDEDNTPTQSTKKPATGISSPKKPQTSSISSTSESPEYMIIDLE; this is encoded by the exons ATGGCGGATTCCGAGGAACTGGAG AATATGGTATTAAGTTTTCGAGTGTCTGAGCTTCAGATGCTTCTTGGTTTTGCTGGTAGAAATAAATCTGGCAGGAAAAACGAGTTACAAGGGCGTGCGTTGGAATTATTACGCTTGAGATCGCATCCAGCTATCCGGTTAAAAATACGTGAAttgtataaaacaataca agCAGATCAAATGCAAGCGCATCAAATGTATGGTCAAACTGGTAATTCCTCAGAGTCACAAATTGATCAAAACATGCAtaacagaaattattattcgacAAG acaAGCAATTAGTcaacaacagcagcaacaAGCATCCGCCTCTATTTCTGCTGGGAAGGAATTGCCTCCAGCGCATCAAGCATCTATGCCTCAGGCACCTAGGACCAATCCAGTGTATCCAACAACTGGTTACACTAGTGTAACACCACAg CGCACTGCAAGTACAGGATATAATCCATATCAGTACCCAACCAAAGTCTTACCAGCACCATTGCAAATACAACCTACGAGTCAATATCCGGTTCATCCAGATGTTAGACTAAAGAAACTtccatttttcgatttattaGGCGAATTATTGAAACCCTCTAGTTTAATGCCACAGGGAACAATGAGACTACAAGAAAACACATTCTTATTTCATTTGACTCCACAACAAGCGACTGATATAGCGAGCTCACGTGACTGTCGAGCTGGTAGTAAAATGGATTACGTTGTGCag gTACAAATGCGATTTTGTTTACAAGAAACGTCATGTGAGCAGGAAGACTATTTTCCTCCAAATATTGGTGTAAAAGTTAATGGAAAATTGTGCCCCTTACCT aatccTATACCTACTAATAAACCAAGTGTAGAACCGAAGAGACCACCACGACCTGTTAATATCAGTCCTTTGGTGAAGCTGTCTCCTACAGTCGGGAACGAAATTCGTGTTACATGGTCGGCTGATTACGGCAGGCGATATGCAATCGCGGTGTATCTCGTCAGAAAATTAACCAGCGCAGAATTACTCACTAGATTAAAAAACAGAGGCCCAAGGCATTCTGATTATACTAGGGGATTAA ttaaGGAGAAATTAAACGAAGATGCGGATAGCGAAATAGCAACCACGTCATTAAGAGTATCATTAGCTTGTCCTTTAGGCAAGATGAGAATGTGTACGCCCTGTCGCGCGTCGACATGTTCACATTTGCAATGTTTTGATGCTTCTTTGTTTCTTCAAATGAATGAACGGAAGCCTACTTGGAATTGTCCGGTTTGTGACAAGGCGGCGCTCTATGACAATCTTGTGATTGATGGATATTTCCAGGAAGTTCTTAATTCAAATAAGTTATTGCCAGACGTAAATGAGATTCAGTTGTTGCAAGATGGTTCTTGGGAAAACCTagtgttaaaaaaagagaaagataaggAGAAAACTGAAACAAAAGCGCCGGTCGATTCgcgagataataaaattgatgtagACACTGTGGATCTAG ATGAAGGTAATCTTACTACTCCAGCaccaaaagagaaaaaacgcACTGTCATTATTGATTTGATATCGGATAGTGATGAGGATGATGAAGATAATACACCGACTCAAAGTACAAAGAAACCAGCTACTGGTATTTCATCGCCTAAGAAACCGCAGACTAGTTCTATTAGTAGTACGAGCGAATCACCAGAATACATGATAATcgatttagaataa
- the LOC140663010 gene encoding uncharacterized protein, translating into MKGIYLIAIAFLASLTAASVSIINESTFEEEDECPAVDRCPPKLIAHEKDCGLYYECKNRRKVKKECKKGLHFSKKWHGCVDPDKSECNPNPSCKNNELLPHECQCDKFYECKNERKVLRECQVGEIFDKSRQTCIPGKDCEPFSGPDCENNGRLISHECTCTKYYVCKEGQKALRECVKGWHFDSALLECVKGDCPGDCRHGEKKKHECNCELYYTCKNKEWVLEECKKGQHFDSKQSKCMDKDKADCGPPPSPSTTSTTTTSTTTTSTTTTTTPPPPVPGTCPDDVPTKWRHECDCRLYYECNANNKKELQTCAWGKYFDYTNQVCDIAKKVSSKCKNNWDNWL; encoded by the exons ATGAAGG GAATATACCTAATCGCCATCGCCTTCCTGGCATCTCTGACTGCCGCATCTGTAAGCATCATAAATGAGTCTACCTTCGAAGAAGAAGACGAGTGTCCGGCGGTAGACAGATGCCCGCCGAAATTGATAGCTCATGAAAAGGATTGCGGTTTATATTACGAATGTAAAAACCGTCGAAAGGTTAAGAAGGAGTGTAAGAAGGGCTTACACTTTAGTAAAAAATGGCACGGTTGCGTTGACCCCGATAAATCGGAATGCAATCCTAATCCTTCCTGCAAGAATAACGAGCTACTTCCGCACGAATGCCAATGCGATAAGTTCTACGAATGCAAAAATGAGCGCAAGGTTCTACGCGAGTGTCAGGTCGGAGAAATTTTTGACAAGAGTAGGCAAACTTGCATTCCAGGAAAAGATTGCGAGCCATTTTCAGGACCCGATTGTGAGAACAATGGACGGCTTATCAGTCACGAATGCACCTGCACTAAATACTACGTATGCAAAGAGGGTCAGAAGGCCTTGCGAGAATGTGTGAAAGGATGGCACTTTGATTCAGCATTGTTGGAATGTGTTAAAGGTGATTGTCCAGGCGATTGTCGTCACggcgaaaagaaaaaacatgaaTGTAACTGtgaattatattacacatgCAAGAATAAAGAGTGGGTCCTTGAGGAGTGTAAGAAGGGCCAACATTTTGACTCTAAACAATCCAAATGTATGGACAAAGACAAAGCTGATTGCGGTCCACCTCCCTCCCCTTCTACTACTTCTACTACTACTACTTCTACTACTACTACttctactactactactactactccTCCTCCTCCTGTTCCTGGCACCTGTCCAGATGATGTTCCCACGAAATGGCGTCACGAATGTGATTGCAGATTATATTACGAATGTAATGCGAATAATAAGAAGGAACTACAGACTTGTGCTTggggaaaatattttgattacacTAATCAAGTATGCGACATCGCAAAAAAAGTGAGTTCCAAATGTAAAAACAACTGGGACAACTGGCTGTAG
- the Su(var)2-10 gene encoding E3 SUMO-protein ligase PIAS2 isoform X1, with protein MQHPRQAASPIVTFISGSNLTGRTADGGRRTFHVNMVLSFRVSELQMLLGFAGRNKSGRKNELQGRALELLRLRSHPAIRLKIRELYKTIQADQMQAHQMYGQTGNSSESQIDQNMHNRNYYSTRQAISQQQQQQASASISAGKELPPAHQASMPQAPRTNPVYPTTGYTSVTPQVLQVNTNKDIGPKRTAAKKKSPSKKQKLSASNEETLEPARKQLLHDLCNNTRTASTGYNPYQYPTKVLPAPLQIQPTSQYPVHPDVRLKKLPFFDLLGELLKPSSLMPQGTMRLQENTFLFHLTPQQATDIASSRDCRAGSKMDYVVQVQMRFCLQETSCEQEDYFPPNIGVKVNGKLCPLPNPIPTNKPSVEPKRPPRPVNISPLVKLSPTVGNEIRVTWSADYGRRYAIAVYLVRKLTSAELLTRLKNRGPRHSDYTRGLIKEKLNEDADSEIATTSLRVSLACPLGKMRMCTPCRASTCSHLQCFDASLFLQMNERKPTWNCPVCDKAALYDNLVIDGYFQEVLNSNKLLPDVNEIQLLQDGSWENLVLKKEKDKEKTETKAPVDSRDNKIDVDTVDLDEGNLTTPAPKEKKRTVIIDLISDSDEDDEDNTPTQSTKKPATGISSPKKPQTSSISSTSESPEYMIIDLE; from the exons ATGCAGCATCCTCGTCAGGCCGCGTCGCCTATTGTCACGTTCATTTCCGGATCGAATCTGACAGGGCGGACGGCGGACGGCGGACGGCGGACGTTTCACGTG AATATGGTATTAAGTTTTCGAGTGTCTGAGCTTCAGATGCTTCTTGGTTTTGCTGGTAGAAATAAATCTGGCAGGAAAAACGAGTTACAAGGGCGTGCGTTGGAATTATTACGCTTGAGATCGCATCCAGCTATCCGGTTAAAAATACGTGAAttgtataaaacaataca agCAGATCAAATGCAAGCGCATCAAATGTATGGTCAAACTGGTAATTCCTCAGAGTCACAAATTGATCAAAACATGCAtaacagaaattattattcgacAAG acaAGCAATTAGTcaacaacagcagcaacaAGCATCCGCCTCTATTTCTGCTGGGAAGGAATTGCCTCCAGCGCATCAAGCATCTATGCCTCAGGCACCTAGGACCAATCCAGTGTATCCAACAACTGGTTACACTAGTGTAACACCACAg GTACTACAAGTAAACACGAATAAAGATATTGGACCAAAACGTACAGCAGCGAAAAAGAAATCGCCCtctaaaaagcaaaaattatcAGCAAGTAACGAAGAGACTTTAGAACCAGCAAGAAAGCAATTGTTACATGATTTGTGCAATAATacg CGCACTGCAAGTACAGGATATAATCCATATCAGTACCCAACCAAAGTCTTACCAGCACCATTGCAAATACAACCTACGAGTCAATATCCGGTTCATCCAGATGTTAGACTAAAGAAACTtccatttttcgatttattaGGCGAATTATTGAAACCCTCTAGTTTAATGCCACAGGGAACAATGAGACTACAAGAAAACACATTCTTATTTCATTTGACTCCACAACAAGCGACTGATATAGCGAGCTCACGTGACTGTCGAGCTGGTAGTAAAATGGATTACGTTGTGCag gTACAAATGCGATTTTGTTTACAAGAAACGTCATGTGAGCAGGAAGACTATTTTCCTCCAAATATTGGTGTAAAAGTTAATGGAAAATTGTGCCCCTTACCT aatccTATACCTACTAATAAACCAAGTGTAGAACCGAAGAGACCACCACGACCTGTTAATATCAGTCCTTTGGTGAAGCTGTCTCCTACAGTCGGGAACGAAATTCGTGTTACATGGTCGGCTGATTACGGCAGGCGATATGCAATCGCGGTGTATCTCGTCAGAAAATTAACCAGCGCAGAATTACTCACTAGATTAAAAAACAGAGGCCCAAGGCATTCTGATTATACTAGGGGATTAA ttaaGGAGAAATTAAACGAAGATGCGGATAGCGAAATAGCAACCACGTCATTAAGAGTATCATTAGCTTGTCCTTTAGGCAAGATGAGAATGTGTACGCCCTGTCGCGCGTCGACATGTTCACATTTGCAATGTTTTGATGCTTCTTTGTTTCTTCAAATGAATGAACGGAAGCCTACTTGGAATTGTCCGGTTTGTGACAAGGCGGCGCTCTATGACAATCTTGTGATTGATGGATATTTCCAGGAAGTTCTTAATTCAAATAAGTTATTGCCAGACGTAAATGAGATTCAGTTGTTGCAAGATGGTTCTTGGGAAAACCTagtgttaaaaaaagagaaagataaggAGAAAACTGAAACAAAAGCGCCGGTCGATTCgcgagataataaaattgatgtagACACTGTGGATCTAG ATGAAGGTAATCTTACTACTCCAGCaccaaaagagaaaaaacgcACTGTCATTATTGATTTGATATCGGATAGTGATGAGGATGATGAAGATAATACACCGACTCAAAGTACAAAGAAACCAGCTACTGGTATTTCATCGCCTAAGAAACCGCAGACTAGTTCTATTAGTAGTACGAGCGAATCACCAGAATACATGATAATcgatttagaataa
- the Su(var)2-10 gene encoding E3 SUMO-protein ligase PIAS2 isoform X4 → MQHPRQAASPIVTFISGSNLTGRTADGGRRTFHVNMVLSFRVSELQMLLGFAGRNKSGRKNELQGRALELLRLRSHPAIRLKIRELYKTIQADQMQAHQMYGQTGNSSESQIDQNMHNRNYYSTRQAISQQQQQQASASISAGKELPPAHQASMPQAPRTNPVYPTTGYTSVTPQRTASTGYNPYQYPTKVLPAPLQIQPTSQYPVHPDVRLKKLPFFDLLGELLKPSSLMPQGTMRLQENTFLFHLTPQQATDIASSRDCRAGSKMDYVVQVQMRFCLQETSCEQEDYFPPNIGVKVNGKLCPLPNPIPTNKPSVEPKRPPRPVNISPLVKLSPTVGNEIRVTWSADYGRRYAIAVYLVRKLTSAELLTRLKNRGPRHSDYTRGLIKEKLNEDADSEIATTSLRVSLACPLGKMRMCTPCRASTCSHLQCFDASLFLQMNERKPTWNCPVCDKAALYDNLVIDGYFQEVLNSNKLLPDVNEIQLLQDGSWENLVLKKEKDKEKTETKAPVDSRDNKIDVDTVDLDEGNLTTPAPKEKKRTVIIDLISDSDEDDEDNTPTQSTKKPATGISSPKKPQTSSISSTSESPEYMIIDLE, encoded by the exons ATGCAGCATCCTCGTCAGGCCGCGTCGCCTATTGTCACGTTCATTTCCGGATCGAATCTGACAGGGCGGACGGCGGACGGCGGACGGCGGACGTTTCACGTG AATATGGTATTAAGTTTTCGAGTGTCTGAGCTTCAGATGCTTCTTGGTTTTGCTGGTAGAAATAAATCTGGCAGGAAAAACGAGTTACAAGGGCGTGCGTTGGAATTATTACGCTTGAGATCGCATCCAGCTATCCGGTTAAAAATACGTGAAttgtataaaacaataca agCAGATCAAATGCAAGCGCATCAAATGTATGGTCAAACTGGTAATTCCTCAGAGTCACAAATTGATCAAAACATGCAtaacagaaattattattcgacAAG acaAGCAATTAGTcaacaacagcagcaacaAGCATCCGCCTCTATTTCTGCTGGGAAGGAATTGCCTCCAGCGCATCAAGCATCTATGCCTCAGGCACCTAGGACCAATCCAGTGTATCCAACAACTGGTTACACTAGTGTAACACCACAg CGCACTGCAAGTACAGGATATAATCCATATCAGTACCCAACCAAAGTCTTACCAGCACCATTGCAAATACAACCTACGAGTCAATATCCGGTTCATCCAGATGTTAGACTAAAGAAACTtccatttttcgatttattaGGCGAATTATTGAAACCCTCTAGTTTAATGCCACAGGGAACAATGAGACTACAAGAAAACACATTCTTATTTCATTTGACTCCACAACAAGCGACTGATATAGCGAGCTCACGTGACTGTCGAGCTGGTAGTAAAATGGATTACGTTGTGCag gTACAAATGCGATTTTGTTTACAAGAAACGTCATGTGAGCAGGAAGACTATTTTCCTCCAAATATTGGTGTAAAAGTTAATGGAAAATTGTGCCCCTTACCT aatccTATACCTACTAATAAACCAAGTGTAGAACCGAAGAGACCACCACGACCTGTTAATATCAGTCCTTTGGTGAAGCTGTCTCCTACAGTCGGGAACGAAATTCGTGTTACATGGTCGGCTGATTACGGCAGGCGATATGCAATCGCGGTGTATCTCGTCAGAAAATTAACCAGCGCAGAATTACTCACTAGATTAAAAAACAGAGGCCCAAGGCATTCTGATTATACTAGGGGATTAA ttaaGGAGAAATTAAACGAAGATGCGGATAGCGAAATAGCAACCACGTCATTAAGAGTATCATTAGCTTGTCCTTTAGGCAAGATGAGAATGTGTACGCCCTGTCGCGCGTCGACATGTTCACATTTGCAATGTTTTGATGCTTCTTTGTTTCTTCAAATGAATGAACGGAAGCCTACTTGGAATTGTCCGGTTTGTGACAAGGCGGCGCTCTATGACAATCTTGTGATTGATGGATATTTCCAGGAAGTTCTTAATTCAAATAAGTTATTGCCAGACGTAAATGAGATTCAGTTGTTGCAAGATGGTTCTTGGGAAAACCTagtgttaaaaaaagagaaagataaggAGAAAACTGAAACAAAAGCGCCGGTCGATTCgcgagataataaaattgatgtagACACTGTGGATCTAG ATGAAGGTAATCTTACTACTCCAGCaccaaaagagaaaaaacgcACTGTCATTATTGATTTGATATCGGATAGTGATGAGGATGATGAAGATAATACACCGACTCAAAGTACAAAGAAACCAGCTACTGGTATTTCATCGCCTAAGAAACCGCAGACTAGTTCTATTAGTAGTACGAGCGAATCACCAGAATACATGATAATcgatttagaataa
- the Su(var)2-10 gene encoding E3 SUMO-protein ligase PIAS2 isoform X2 — MADSEELENMVLSFRVSELQMLLGFAGRNKSGRKNELQGRALELLRLRSHPAIRLKIRELYKTIQADQMQAHQMYGQTGNSSESQIDQNMHNRNYYSTRQAISQQQQQQASASISAGKELPPAHQASMPQAPRTNPVYPTTGYTSVTPQVLQVNTNKDIGPKRTAAKKKSPSKKQKLSASNEETLEPARKQLLHDLCNNTRTASTGYNPYQYPTKVLPAPLQIQPTSQYPVHPDVRLKKLPFFDLLGELLKPSSLMPQGTMRLQENTFLFHLTPQQATDIASSRDCRAGSKMDYVVQVQMRFCLQETSCEQEDYFPPNIGVKVNGKLCPLPNPIPTNKPSVEPKRPPRPVNISPLVKLSPTVGNEIRVTWSADYGRRYAIAVYLVRKLTSAELLTRLKNRGPRHSDYTRGLIKEKLNEDADSEIATTSLRVSLACPLGKMRMCTPCRASTCSHLQCFDASLFLQMNERKPTWNCPVCDKAALYDNLVIDGYFQEVLNSNKLLPDVNEIQLLQDGSWENLVLKKEKDKEKTETKAPVDSRDNKIDVDTVDLDEGNLTTPAPKEKKRTVIIDLISDSDEDDEDNTPTQSTKKPATGISSPKKPQTSSISSTSESPEYMIIDLE; from the exons ATGGCGGATTCCGAGGAACTGGAG AATATGGTATTAAGTTTTCGAGTGTCTGAGCTTCAGATGCTTCTTGGTTTTGCTGGTAGAAATAAATCTGGCAGGAAAAACGAGTTACAAGGGCGTGCGTTGGAATTATTACGCTTGAGATCGCATCCAGCTATCCGGTTAAAAATACGTGAAttgtataaaacaataca agCAGATCAAATGCAAGCGCATCAAATGTATGGTCAAACTGGTAATTCCTCAGAGTCACAAATTGATCAAAACATGCAtaacagaaattattattcgacAAG acaAGCAATTAGTcaacaacagcagcaacaAGCATCCGCCTCTATTTCTGCTGGGAAGGAATTGCCTCCAGCGCATCAAGCATCTATGCCTCAGGCACCTAGGACCAATCCAGTGTATCCAACAACTGGTTACACTAGTGTAACACCACAg GTACTACAAGTAAACACGAATAAAGATATTGGACCAAAACGTACAGCAGCGAAAAAGAAATCGCCCtctaaaaagcaaaaattatcAGCAAGTAACGAAGAGACTTTAGAACCAGCAAGAAAGCAATTGTTACATGATTTGTGCAATAATacg CGCACTGCAAGTACAGGATATAATCCATATCAGTACCCAACCAAAGTCTTACCAGCACCATTGCAAATACAACCTACGAGTCAATATCCGGTTCATCCAGATGTTAGACTAAAGAAACTtccatttttcgatttattaGGCGAATTATTGAAACCCTCTAGTTTAATGCCACAGGGAACAATGAGACTACAAGAAAACACATTCTTATTTCATTTGACTCCACAACAAGCGACTGATATAGCGAGCTCACGTGACTGTCGAGCTGGTAGTAAAATGGATTACGTTGTGCag gTACAAATGCGATTTTGTTTACAAGAAACGTCATGTGAGCAGGAAGACTATTTTCCTCCAAATATTGGTGTAAAAGTTAATGGAAAATTGTGCCCCTTACCT aatccTATACCTACTAATAAACCAAGTGTAGAACCGAAGAGACCACCACGACCTGTTAATATCAGTCCTTTGGTGAAGCTGTCTCCTACAGTCGGGAACGAAATTCGTGTTACATGGTCGGCTGATTACGGCAGGCGATATGCAATCGCGGTGTATCTCGTCAGAAAATTAACCAGCGCAGAATTACTCACTAGATTAAAAAACAGAGGCCCAAGGCATTCTGATTATACTAGGGGATTAA ttaaGGAGAAATTAAACGAAGATGCGGATAGCGAAATAGCAACCACGTCATTAAGAGTATCATTAGCTTGTCCTTTAGGCAAGATGAGAATGTGTACGCCCTGTCGCGCGTCGACATGTTCACATTTGCAATGTTTTGATGCTTCTTTGTTTCTTCAAATGAATGAACGGAAGCCTACTTGGAATTGTCCGGTTTGTGACAAGGCGGCGCTCTATGACAATCTTGTGATTGATGGATATTTCCAGGAAGTTCTTAATTCAAATAAGTTATTGCCAGACGTAAATGAGATTCAGTTGTTGCAAGATGGTTCTTGGGAAAACCTagtgttaaaaaaagagaaagataaggAGAAAACTGAAACAAAAGCGCCGGTCGATTCgcgagataataaaattgatgtagACACTGTGGATCTAG ATGAAGGTAATCTTACTACTCCAGCaccaaaagagaaaaaacgcACTGTCATTATTGATTTGATATCGGATAGTGATGAGGATGATGAAGATAATACACCGACTCAAAGTACAAAGAAACCAGCTACTGGTATTTCATCGCCTAAGAAACCGCAGACTAGTTCTATTAGTAGTACGAGCGAATCACCAGAATACATGATAATcgatttagaataa
- the Su(var)2-10 gene encoding E3 SUMO-protein ligase PIAS2 isoform X3, whose amino-acid sequence MVLSFRVSELQMLLGFAGRNKSGRKNELQGRALELLRLRSHPAIRLKIRELYKTIQADQMQAHQMYGQTGNSSESQIDQNMHNRNYYSTRQAISQQQQQQASASISAGKELPPAHQASMPQAPRTNPVYPTTGYTSVTPQVLQVNTNKDIGPKRTAAKKKSPSKKQKLSASNEETLEPARKQLLHDLCNNTRTASTGYNPYQYPTKVLPAPLQIQPTSQYPVHPDVRLKKLPFFDLLGELLKPSSLMPQGTMRLQENTFLFHLTPQQATDIASSRDCRAGSKMDYVVQVQMRFCLQETSCEQEDYFPPNIGVKVNGKLCPLPNPIPTNKPSVEPKRPPRPVNISPLVKLSPTVGNEIRVTWSADYGRRYAIAVYLVRKLTSAELLTRLKNRGPRHSDYTRGLIKEKLNEDADSEIATTSLRVSLACPLGKMRMCTPCRASTCSHLQCFDASLFLQMNERKPTWNCPVCDKAALYDNLVIDGYFQEVLNSNKLLPDVNEIQLLQDGSWENLVLKKEKDKEKTETKAPVDSRDNKIDVDTVDLDEGNLTTPAPKEKKRTVIIDLISDSDEDDEDNTPTQSTKKPATGISSPKKPQTSSISSTSESPEYMIIDLE is encoded by the exons ATGGTATTAAGTTTTCGAGTGTCTGAGCTTCAGATGCTTCTTGGTTTTGCTGGTAGAAATAAATCTGGCAGGAAAAACGAGTTACAAGGGCGTGCGTTGGAATTATTACGCTTGAGATCGCATCCAGCTATCCGGTTAAAAATACGTGAAttgtataaaacaataca agCAGATCAAATGCAAGCGCATCAAATGTATGGTCAAACTGGTAATTCCTCAGAGTCACAAATTGATCAAAACATGCAtaacagaaattattattcgacAAG acaAGCAATTAGTcaacaacagcagcaacaAGCATCCGCCTCTATTTCTGCTGGGAAGGAATTGCCTCCAGCGCATCAAGCATCTATGCCTCAGGCACCTAGGACCAATCCAGTGTATCCAACAACTGGTTACACTAGTGTAACACCACAg GTACTACAAGTAAACACGAATAAAGATATTGGACCAAAACGTACAGCAGCGAAAAAGAAATCGCCCtctaaaaagcaaaaattatcAGCAAGTAACGAAGAGACTTTAGAACCAGCAAGAAAGCAATTGTTACATGATTTGTGCAATAATacg CGCACTGCAAGTACAGGATATAATCCATATCAGTACCCAACCAAAGTCTTACCAGCACCATTGCAAATACAACCTACGAGTCAATATCCGGTTCATCCAGATGTTAGACTAAAGAAACTtccatttttcgatttattaGGCGAATTATTGAAACCCTCTAGTTTAATGCCACAGGGAACAATGAGACTACAAGAAAACACATTCTTATTTCATTTGACTCCACAACAAGCGACTGATATAGCGAGCTCACGTGACTGTCGAGCTGGTAGTAAAATGGATTACGTTGTGCag gTACAAATGCGATTTTGTTTACAAGAAACGTCATGTGAGCAGGAAGACTATTTTCCTCCAAATATTGGTGTAAAAGTTAATGGAAAATTGTGCCCCTTACCT aatccTATACCTACTAATAAACCAAGTGTAGAACCGAAGAGACCACCACGACCTGTTAATATCAGTCCTTTGGTGAAGCTGTCTCCTACAGTCGGGAACGAAATTCGTGTTACATGGTCGGCTGATTACGGCAGGCGATATGCAATCGCGGTGTATCTCGTCAGAAAATTAACCAGCGCAGAATTACTCACTAGATTAAAAAACAGAGGCCCAAGGCATTCTGATTATACTAGGGGATTAA ttaaGGAGAAATTAAACGAAGATGCGGATAGCGAAATAGCAACCACGTCATTAAGAGTATCATTAGCTTGTCCTTTAGGCAAGATGAGAATGTGTACGCCCTGTCGCGCGTCGACATGTTCACATTTGCAATGTTTTGATGCTTCTTTGTTTCTTCAAATGAATGAACGGAAGCCTACTTGGAATTGTCCGGTTTGTGACAAGGCGGCGCTCTATGACAATCTTGTGATTGATGGATATTTCCAGGAAGTTCTTAATTCAAATAAGTTATTGCCAGACGTAAATGAGATTCAGTTGTTGCAAGATGGTTCTTGGGAAAACCTagtgttaaaaaaagagaaagataaggAGAAAACTGAAACAAAAGCGCCGGTCGATTCgcgagataataaaattgatgtagACACTGTGGATCTAG ATGAAGGTAATCTTACTACTCCAGCaccaaaagagaaaaaacgcACTGTCATTATTGATTTGATATCGGATAGTGATGAGGATGATGAAGATAATACACCGACTCAAAGTACAAAGAAACCAGCTACTGGTATTTCATCGCCTAAGAAACCGCAGACTAGTTCTATTAGTAGTACGAGCGAATCACCAGAATACATGATAATcgatttagaataa